The window GACGTGGCCGTTCGGCGGCAACTTCCACGAGTTCGCGTTCGGGCTGCTCTACCAGGCGCCCTACTTCTACCTCAACCTGTCGGTCTCCATCAACCAGGGCGGGGCGACCACCAACCCGCAGCCGGCGCCCAACCGGGGTACGACCGTCCGGATCGACAAGAACACCGGCGCCCTGCATTACGTGGCGGGCGGTCTGCGTACGCCCAACGGCATCGGTTGGGGTCCCGAGAACGGCATCTTCGTGCTCGACAACCAGGGTGACTGGCTGCCGTCGTCGAAGCTGGTGCACATCAAGCAGGACCGGTTCTTCAACCTCAACATGAACCCGCCCGGGCCCTTCCAGAGCAACCCGGTCACCCAGCCGGTGCTGTGGATGCCGCAGAACGAGATCGCCAACTCACCGAGTACGCCGGTGATGGTGTCGACCGGCCCGTTCGCCGGGCAGATGCTGATCGGCGACGTCACCTACGGCGGGCTCCAGCGGGCGTTCCTGGAGAAGGTCAACGGTGAGTACCAGGGCGCGCTGTTCCGGCACACCCAGGGCCTGGAGATGGGCGTGCTGCGTACGTCGATCGGGCCCGACGGCGCCCTCTACGTCGGCGGACTCGGCGCGGGCGGCAACTGGGGCCAGACCGGCAAACTCACCTACGGCCTGCAGAAGCTGACCCCCAACGGCGGCAACGCGTTCGACATCCACTCGATGCGCGCGGTGGCCGGCGGATTCGAGCTGACCTACACGCAGCCGCTGTCCGCGGCCACGCTCGCCGACCTCGTCGCCAAGTACAAGGTCAAGCAATGGCGGTACGTCCCGACGGCGACCTACGGCGGCCCGAAGGTCGACGAGCAGACCCTGACGGTCACCTCCGCGACTCCGTCGGCCGACGGCAGGAAGGTCACCCTGCAGATCAACGGTCTCCAGCCCGGCCGCGTCGTGCACGTCCGGTCGCCCCGCCCGTTCACGGCGACCAACGGGCAGGAACTGTGGAGCACCGAGGCCTGGTACACCCTCAACTCCCTCGTCGGGGGCCCGCCGCCGCAGACGGGAACCCTGGAGGCGGAGAACGCCTCGCTCGCGGGCGGCGCGGTTGCGATGACCGACCACGTCGGCTACACCGGTAGCGGGTTCGTGGCCGGCTACGGCACCCAGGGCGCGTCGACGACGTTCACCGTGAACGCGGCGGCGGCCGGCGCCCACAACGCCGTACTCCGGTTCTCCAACGGGCCCAACGGCGGCACCGGCGCCAAGACCGTCAGCCTCTACGTCAACGGCACGAAGATCCGCCAGACCAGCCTGCCCAACACCGGCGACTGGGACACGTGGGCGACCAAGTCCGAGCCGGTCACCCTCAACGCCGGCGCCAACACGATCGCCTACCGGTACGACGCCGGCGACATCGGCCACGTCAACCTCGACAACCTCACGGTGACCGCGGTCGGCGGCGGTGGCGGTGGTGGGCCCGGCACGATCAGCGGCATCGGCGGCAAGTGCGTCGACGTCGACAACGCCGGCACCGCCAACGGCACGAAGATCCAGCTCTGGACCTGCAACGGCAGCGCGGCGCAGCAGTGGAGCCGGGTGGGCTCGACCTACCAGACCCTCGGCAAGTGCCTCGACGTCGACAACGCCGGCACCGTCAACGGCACGAAGGTGCAGCTCTGGACCTGCAACGGCACCGGCTCCCAGGTCTGGCAACCGCAGTCCAACGGCTCACTGCTCAACCCGCAGTCCGGGAAGGTGCTCGACGCCCTCGGCGGCAGCTCCACCGACGGCACGCAGTTGCACGTCTGGGAGTACACCGGCGCGGCGAGCCAGAGCTGGACGGTCCGGGCGGTCACCAACCGGACCGTGCTGTTCGACGGCACCGCGGCGTCCCAGACCGCCAACTGGCAGCACACCAACGGTGCGAACCCCACGTGGACGATCACCGGTGGCGGCATGCAGGTCAACGGCGGTGACATTCGTACGCGGCAGAGCTACGGCGACTACAAGCTGCACGTCGAGTTCTGGCTCCCGCAGTACGGACCGGAGGTGACCGGCCAGGCCCGTGCCAACTCCGGCGTCTACCAGCAGGACCGCTACGAGTTGCAGGTGCTCGACTCGTACGGTGACACGTCGCTGGCCAACGACGAGGCGGCGGCGATCTACACCAAGAAGGCGGCGGACGTGAACGCCGCGACGGCGCCCGAGACGTGGCAGACCTACGACATCACGTTCCGGGCGGCACGCTGGAACGGCACGACGAAGACGGAGGACGCGCGCATCACGGTGGTCTGGAACGGCGTGACGGTCCAGAACAACGTCGCGATCAACGGCCCGACCGGCGGCGGCGCGGCCGAAGGCCCGTCGACGGGCCCGATCCGCCTGCAGGACCACGGCAACCCGATCCGCTACCGCAACATCTGGATCGAGCCGGCGTAGCTCTCGCCCGACGAGCGCCGATTCCGCACCCGGGGGTCGGCGCTCGTCGCCGTCGAGCACCCGGGCGGTCACGTCGGCGGATCCGACGAGCGGTGACCACGCACCCGAGCGCGCGGGCTAGACGAGGGTGACGTCGACCCGTTTGGTGGCGGTCAGGGTGCCGCGGGCGGTGCCGAAGTACGAGCCGGAGGTCGGGGCGACGTCGGTGTAGTCGCGGCCGGTGGCGACGGTGACGTAGTCGCGGCCGGCGCGGCGGCCGTTGCACGGGTCGAACGCGACCGCCCGTGCCCCCGCCTTGTCGGCGACCACGACCTCGACCCAGGCGTGGGTGCCGCCCTCGCCGAGCAGGTGGCCCGATACGTACCTGGCCGGTAGGCCGACGGCCCGGCAGAGCGCGATCATCACGTGGGCACTGTCCTGGCAGACGCCATGGCCGCCGGCGAGCGCCTCGGCGGCCGTGGTCGCGACCGAGGTCACGCCGAACCGGTAGGTGATCGCGTCGTGGACGTGGTCGCAGAACCGTTCCGCGACGGCCAGCCGGTCCTTCCCGTCCATCGTCGCGGCCAGGTCCCGGATCGCCGGGTCGGCGGCGGTCAGCCGGGTCGCGCCGAGCAGCCGAGGGTCGGTGAGCGCCGAGGCCGGCAACAACACGTCGGTGACCGGTCCGGTCCGTTCGACGATCGCCTCGACCTCGAACTCGATGTGGTCGTGCACGTGCGGCACCCGTGCCCGGATGACGGAGTTGCCGGCGGCGTCACGGCGGTGGGTGGTGCGGGCGTCGGCGGCGGACACGGTGACCGAGTGCCGCCGCCGGTGCTGGTCACCGTGCCGTCGCGGCGGTATCACCACCAGCCGGTGGTCGAGGTCGCGTACCGGGCCGTCGTAGGTGTAGCGGAAGCGCTGGGTCAGCACGTACGTCAGCCGCCGTGCCTGCTCGATCTCGGGGCGGGACGGTGGCGTCACGATGCCTCCTCGGCC of the Micromonospora sp. NBC_01796 genome contains:
- a CDS encoding transglutaminase family protein, which encodes MTPPSRPEIEQARRLTYVLTQRFRYTYDGPVRDLDHRLVVIPPRRHGDQHRRRHSVTVSAADARTTHRRDAAGNSVIRARVPHVHDHIEFEVEAIVERTGPVTDVLLPASALTDPRLLGATRLTAADPAIRDLAATMDGKDRLAVAERFCDHVHDAITYRFGVTSVATTAAEALAGGHGVCQDSAHVMIALCRAVGLPARYVSGHLLGEGGTHAWVEVVVADKAGARAVAFDPCNGRRAGRDYVTVATGRDYTDVAPTSGSYFGTARGTLTATKRVDVTLV
- a CDS encoding family 16 glycoside hydrolase, with the translated sequence MGIRSFSTVLAAAGLLAGSLAITPGAAVAAPPPQEPGVTLRVFDVQVPLSEICVLKPGQTPNVDKKMSTINWTATTDFGFSDNFVSQVIGNINIATAGSYTFRLSSDDGSELRIDDQLVIDHDGLHGATPPKEGTVTLTAGYHSLRIDHFERAGDQQITLDWRTPGSSSFVLVPNSVLSTDAGVVRVTAPGRKECEGVTDAPGDGLPLTGVHPNYTLTNLRPTGFQPQVSAMDWLPDGRLAITTWGGTDNVLGEVYLLSNVTGTTGPSQVTYQRIAQGLKEPMGIKYVDGKLYVSEKHRLVELNDTNGDWVTDNYRQVATWPFGGNFHEFAFGLLYQAPYFYLNLSVSINQGGATTNPQPAPNRGTTVRIDKNTGALHYVAGGLRTPNGIGWGPENGIFVLDNQGDWLPSSKLVHIKQDRFFNLNMNPPGPFQSNPVTQPVLWMPQNEIANSPSTPVMVSTGPFAGQMLIGDVTYGGLQRAFLEKVNGEYQGALFRHTQGLEMGVLRTSIGPDGALYVGGLGAGGNWGQTGKLTYGLQKLTPNGGNAFDIHSMRAVAGGFELTYTQPLSAATLADLVAKYKVKQWRYVPTATYGGPKVDEQTLTVTSATPSADGRKVTLQINGLQPGRVVHVRSPRPFTATNGQELWSTEAWYTLNSLVGGPPPQTGTLEAENASLAGGAVAMTDHVGYTGSGFVAGYGTQGASTTFTVNAAAAGAHNAVLRFSNGPNGGTGAKTVSLYVNGTKIRQTSLPNTGDWDTWATKSEPVTLNAGANTIAYRYDAGDIGHVNLDNLTVTAVGGGGGGGPGTISGIGGKCVDVDNAGTANGTKIQLWTCNGSAAQQWSRVGSTYQTLGKCLDVDNAGTVNGTKVQLWTCNGTGSQVWQPQSNGSLLNPQSGKVLDALGGSSTDGTQLHVWEYTGAASQSWTVRAVTNRTVLFDGTAASQTANWQHTNGANPTWTITGGGMQVNGGDIRTRQSYGDYKLHVEFWLPQYGPEVTGQARANSGVYQQDRYELQVLDSYGDTSLANDEAAAIYTKKAADVNAATAPETWQTYDITFRAARWNGTTKTEDARITVVWNGVTVQNNVAINGPTGGGAAEGPSTGPIRLQDHGNPIRYRNIWIEPA